In Verrucomicrobia bacterium CG1_02_43_26, one genomic interval encodes:
- a CDS encoding pyridoxamine 5'-phosphate oxidase: MEIHDMRKEYSEKGLRKTALKADPIQQFQQWFDEAVNSNIEEPNAFTLGTIRQDNFPCNRTLLLKSFDSRGFVFYTNYGSRKAQDITLNPNVSLLFLWLPLNRQIQVLGRAEKLSSEASASYFKTRPRESQIGAWASPQSQVVPNRAFLDDRFDQFEQKFKDHPIDLPDNWGGYCITPIAFEFWQGRNKRLHDRFQYRLDDKGNWIIERLAP; this comes from the coding sequence ATGGAAATTCATGATATGCGCAAGGAATATTCGGAGAAAGGCCTAAGAAAAACGGCTCTTAAGGCAGATCCTATTCAGCAATTTCAGCAATGGTTCGATGAAGCGGTTAACTCAAACATAGAAGAACCCAATGCCTTTACTCTAGGAACGATCCGTCAGGACAACTTCCCATGCAACCGCACCCTACTCCTGAAGTCTTTCGATTCCCGCGGATTCGTCTTTTACACCAACTATGGTAGCCGAAAAGCACAAGATATTACTCTAAATCCGAATGTTTCTCTTCTATTTCTTTGGCTTCCTTTAAACAGGCAAATTCAAGTTTTAGGGCGTGCCGAAAAGTTGTCATCAGAAGCGTCTGCCTCTTATTTCAAAACAAGGCCACGTGAAAGTCAGATTGGCGCTTGGGCATCTCCTCAAAGCCAGGTTGTCCCTAACCGAGCATTTTTGGATGATCGATTCGATCAATTTGAGCAAAAATTCAAAGATCACCCCATTGATCTTCCTGACAACTGGGGCGGCTATTGCATAACCCCAATTGCTTTTGAATTCTGGCAAGGAAGGAATAAACGCCTCCACGACCGCTTTCAATATCGCTTGGATGATAAAGGCAACTGGATAATTGAGCGTCTAGCACCTTAA
- a CDS encoding diaminopimelate decarboxylase, with protein sequence MVIFPFITDEVLMALKSEFETPLFVYSEAELMRNAKTMLDFHNPYGLTVRYAMKALPNAAILRLFDSMGIHIDASSGFEAERALLAGIKGEKISLSSQELPRNLSALLDSGILFNACSLRQLEAFGKIRPNHEVGVRFNPGLGSGGSRKTNVGGPSASFGIWYENWKDVAATAAKYGLKIVRIHTHIGSGAEAEAWQRAAEMSLDIVRQFPEVTILNLGGGFKVGRVPEEKSVDTRLISSAITQKLENFAEETGRQLHLEVEPGTYLVASGGVLITTIDDIVATGQEGYEFIKLNAGLTEIMRPALYGAHHPIMVLTDQLARAPFSYKKYVVVGHCCESGDLITCGETPETIASIELLEAKVGDTLAIGAVGAYCSAMCAKNYNSFPEAAEVLLREDGTPILIRKRQTLGQIIENEL encoded by the coding sequence ATGGTAATATTTCCGTTTATCACAGATGAGGTTCTAATGGCTCTGAAGTCAGAATTTGAAACCCCTCTATTTGTCTATAGCGAGGCAGAGCTTATGCGCAACGCAAAGACTATGCTGGATTTTCATAACCCTTACGGTTTAACCGTTCGCTATGCCATGAAAGCTTTACCAAACGCAGCTATTTTAAGGTTATTTGATAGCATGGGAATCCATATCGATGCCAGCTCTGGTTTCGAAGCTGAGCGTGCGCTTTTGGCGGGTATTAAGGGAGAGAAAATTAGCCTGAGCAGCCAGGAGCTTCCCAGGAATTTAAGTGCGCTACTGGATTCAGGTATCTTATTTAATGCTTGTTCCCTTAGGCAGTTAGAGGCATTTGGCAAAATTCGTCCGAATCATGAAGTGGGAGTTCGTTTTAACCCAGGTCTTGGTTCAGGGGGAAGTCGTAAGACAAATGTAGGCGGCCCGTCCGCGAGTTTTGGGATATGGTACGAGAATTGGAAGGATGTAGCGGCTACAGCAGCCAAATACGGTTTGAAAATTGTACGAATTCACACCCATATCGGTTCCGGAGCAGAGGCAGAAGCTTGGCAACGTGCTGCTGAAATGAGCCTTGATATTGTGCGGCAATTTCCTGAGGTGACGATATTGAATTTGGGAGGCGGTTTTAAAGTGGGGCGCGTACCGGAGGAAAAGAGCGTGGATACCCGTTTAATCAGTTCCGCTATAACCCAAAAGCTGGAAAACTTTGCTGAAGAAACAGGCCGACAACTTCATCTGGAGGTCGAGCCAGGAACTTATCTTGTGGCTAGTGGCGGTGTATTAATAACAACGATTGATGACATTGTCGCTACGGGGCAAGAGGGTTATGAATTTATTAAACTAAACGCTGGCCTCACGGAAATTATGCGTCCTGCCTTGTACGGTGCGCATCACCCGATCATGGTGTTAACTGATCAATTAGCGCGAGCACCGTTTAGTTACAAGAAATATGTTGTTGTTGGGCATTGTTGTGAATCTGGCGATTTAATAACCTGCGGCGAGACTCCAGAAACAATCGCCTCAATAGAGCTGCTTGAGGCAAAAGTAGGTGATACATTAGCCATTGGGGCAGTTGGCGCCTATTGCTCAGCCATGTGCGCTAAGAATTACAATTCATTCCCAGAAGCGGCCGAAGTTTTATTAAGGGAAGATGGTACTCCAATTCTCATTCGCAAGCGCCAAACCTTAGGTCAAATTATTGAAAATGAGCTATGA
- a CDS encoding CTP synthase produces MKYIFITGGVVSSLGKGLTAGALGALLEVRGVSVRLQKFDPYLNVDPGTMSPFQHGEVYVLDDGAETDLDLGHYERFTNTQLTRFNSLTSGQIYESVLQKERRGDYLGKTVQVIPHVTNEIKERIYKAGEGVDVLITEIGGTIGDIEGLPFIEAMRQFALEVGKENVLFIHVTLLPYLKAAGELKTKPSQQSVAKLREIGIQPDILVCRTEHSITEELRHKLSMFCNVPKEAVIEEKDVDFSIYELPMRLHEEGLDNLVVKMMRMDAPAKPITVWLDVVRRLKNPSCHVSIGVVGKYIELQDAYKSVYESLTHAGIGHDCRVNLVLIDSEHLELGDVENYFKGLDGLVIPGGFGDRGIEGKVLAAKYARENKLPYFGLCLGMQIAAIEFARNVLGLTDANSSEFDEATKNPIIAIMEEQKGIAEKGGTMRLGSYECKLKEGSKARAAYGSDSVRERHRHRYEFNNKYCEAFEKNGFNIVGTNPKRNLVEILELSDHPWYVGVQFHPEFLSKPNKPHPLFANFIGAAIEQKKKLTDVVR; encoded by the coding sequence ATGAAATATATTTTTATAACAGGAGGCGTTGTATCTTCGCTAGGAAAAGGGTTAACGGCCGGGGCGCTAGGAGCTCTGCTAGAAGTGCGTGGAGTATCGGTCCGCTTACAAAAATTTGATCCCTATCTAAACGTAGATCCTGGAACGATGAGCCCCTTTCAGCATGGTGAAGTTTATGTTTTGGATGATGGTGCGGAAACAGACTTAGACTTGGGCCACTATGAGCGCTTTACCAATACCCAGCTAACACGCTTTAATAGCCTAACATCGGGTCAAATTTACGAGTCTGTCTTGCAGAAGGAGCGACGTGGAGATTATTTAGGTAAAACAGTCCAGGTGATACCTCATGTAACCAATGAGATCAAAGAACGCATTTATAAGGCGGGAGAAGGCGTAGATGTTCTTATTACTGAAATTGGCGGAACGATTGGGGACATCGAAGGGCTTCCTTTTATTGAAGCGATGCGCCAATTTGCTTTGGAGGTAGGAAAAGAAAATGTTTTATTTATTCATGTAACGTTATTGCCTTATTTAAAGGCTGCCGGGGAATTAAAAACAAAGCCCTCCCAACAGAGCGTGGCAAAGCTGAGAGAAATAGGCATACAGCCGGATATTTTGGTTTGCCGAACAGAACACTCCATAACAGAAGAGTTGCGTCACAAATTAAGCATGTTTTGTAACGTACCCAAGGAAGCCGTTATAGAAGAAAAAGATGTTGATTTTTCGATTTATGAATTGCCTATGAGGCTTCATGAAGAAGGCCTAGATAATCTTGTTGTGAAAATGATGCGTATGGATGCACCAGCTAAGCCAATTACTGTTTGGCTAGACGTTGTGCGTAGGCTGAAAAACCCAAGTTGCCACGTTTCAATTGGCGTTGTGGGTAAATATATAGAGCTACAAGATGCCTACAAGTCTGTGTATGAATCCTTAACGCATGCTGGAATTGGGCATGATTGCCGTGTTAATTTAGTGTTGATTGATTCCGAGCATTTAGAGTTGGGAGATGTCGAAAATTACTTTAAAGGACTTGATGGATTAGTGATCCCTGGCGGTTTTGGCGATAGAGGAATCGAGGGCAAGGTATTGGCAGCTAAGTACGCGCGAGAAAACAAACTACCTTATTTCGGCTTATGCTTGGGGATGCAAATCGCAGCGATTGAGTTTGCTAGAAACGTGCTTGGTTTAACGGATGCTAACAGTAGCGAGTTTGACGAAGCCACGAAGAACCCGATTATAGCTATAATGGAAGAACAGAAGGGGATTGCTGAGAAAGGGGGCACTATGCGTTTAGGCTCTTATGAATGCAAGTTAAAGGAGGGCTCCAAGGCTCGTGCCGCCTACGGAAGCGATAGCGTTCGTGAAAGACATCGTCATCGTTATGAATTTAATAACAAATATTGTGAAGCTTTTGAAAAAAATGGCTTTAACATTGTTGGTACCAATCCAAAGCGTAATTTAGTAGAGATATTGGAGTTGAGCGATCACCCATGGTATGTTGGAGTGCAGTTCCATCCTGAGTTTTTATCAAAACCAAATAAACCGCATCCGTTGTTTGCGAATTTTATTGGTGCCGCTATTGAACAGAAAAAGAAGTTAACAGATGTTGTACGATAA
- a CDS encoding 3-deoxy-8-phosphooctulonate synthase has protein sequence MLYDKHKFLLVAGPCALESSEVCERVCETLKELQHQFPELNIVFSGSFDKANRTSLNSPRGPGLEKGLELLRSMKEAYGFPLSTDIHLPEHAAKVAKVCDVLQIPAFLARQTDLVVAAAKTGKVVSVKKGQFMSPYEMPYVVDKLEESNAREIWLIERGTTFGYQNLIVDMRSFPIMKSNDCPVIFDATHSVQLPGAASGKSGGERQFIEPLTLAAIASGAQGLYIETHPEPENAISDSATQIATGMLAPFIERCLRVYAASNR, from the coding sequence ATGTTGTACGATAAGCATAAATTTTTGTTAGTAGCAGGGCCGTGTGCGCTTGAAAGTAGTGAGGTATGCGAGCGTGTGTGTGAAACTTTAAAAGAACTGCAACATCAGTTTCCCGAACTGAATATTGTTTTTTCCGGTTCATTTGATAAGGCTAACAGAACATCTTTAAACAGCCCCAGGGGGCCAGGCTTAGAAAAAGGCCTTGAATTATTGAGATCAATGAAGGAGGCTTATGGCTTTCCCTTATCTACCGATATTCATTTACCGGAGCACGCTGCCAAGGTTGCTAAAGTGTGTGATGTATTGCAGATACCTGCCTTTTTGGCTCGTCAGACTGATCTGGTTGTAGCTGCGGCGAAGACAGGCAAGGTTGTTTCGGTGAAAAAAGGTCAATTTATGTCGCCTTATGAAATGCCGTATGTTGTGGATAAATTGGAAGAAAGTAATGCTCGTGAAATTTGGCTTATTGAGCGAGGAACAACTTTTGGTTACCAGAATTTGATCGTAGACATGCGCTCTTTTCCGATCATGAAAAGTAATGATTGTCCTGTTATTTTTGATGCCACCCATAGCGTACAGTTGCCAGGCGCGGCAAGTGGTAAAAGTGGAGGTGAACGGCAGTTTATAGAGCCGCTTACATTGGCAGCAATTGCCTCAGGAGCTCAGGGGCTTTATATAGAAACGCACCCAGAGCCAGAAAACGCTATTTCTGACAGCGCTACTCAGATCGCTACAGGAATGTTAGCCCCATTTATAGAACGTTGCTTGCGTGTTTACGCGGCCTCAAATCGCTAA